The region GTGCTAACTAATGACATTCTGATTCTGCAGACGGTTCTGGTGTGCTAACTAATGACATTCTGATTCTGCAGACGGTTCTGGTGTACTAACTAATGACATTCTGATTCTGCAGACGGTTCTGGTGTACTAACAACATTCTGATTCTGCAGACGGTTCTGGTGTACTAACTAATGACATTCTGATTCTGCAGACGGTTCTGGTGTACTAACTAATGACATTCTGATTCTACAGATGGTTTTGGAGAGGGAGTACTGACTGATGATAGTATAATACTGCAGCTGGTTCTGGTGTAGAAACTAATGACATTCTGATTCTGCAGACGGTTCTGGTGTACTAACAACATTCTGATTCTGCAGACGGTTCTGGTGTACTAACTAATGACATTCTGATTCTGCAGACGGTTCTGGTGTACTAACAACATTCTGATTCTGCAGACGGTTCTGGTGTACTAACTAATGACATTCTGATTCTGCTGACGGTTCTGGTGTACTAACTAATGACATTCTGATTCTGCAGACGGTTCTGGTGTACTAACTAATGACATTCTGATTCTGCAGACGGTTCTGGTGTACTAACTAATGACATTCTGATTCTGCAGACGGTTCTGGTGTACTAACTAATGACATTCTGATTCTGCAGACGGTTCTGGTATACTAACTAATGACATTCTGATTCTACAGATGGTTTTGGAGAGGGAGTACTGACTGATGATATTATAATACTGCAGCTGGTTCTGGTGTAGAAACTAATGACATTCTGATTCTGCAGACGGTACTGGTGTACTAACAACATTCGGATTCTGCAGATGGTTCTGGTGTACTAACTAATGACATTCTGATTCTGCAGACGGTTCTGGTATACTGATGTGGATGTATGTGGTGATGGATGGAGAAATTGCTTGAACTGTTCTGTGTATTCGTAAGAATTGAAGCCAGTAGTCCAAATATGAAATTAAATGCTCTGTGAATTCTGATTTGGAGTCTCATATACATTTTAACCTCTGTCATGATGTCATGATTGTCCTCTGGTCTTGATCAGGAATCAAGTGCCCAGATAAGGAACGAATGCCAGATGGCCTGGTTCGGCCCAGACAGAAGAGAGTAATCCAATCAACCCCTCTTGGGTCTCTGAACCCCACCAAAGAAATGTCAGACAGTACAATAGGTCTAAAATATAGAGACAGCACAGAGCTACAAACCAACCCCAGACACCTGCCACTGACCACACCTGCAGATGTCCCACTTCCTGGTTCCACCTTCAAGTTGTCACGGTAACATGATGTTTGATATGTGTTATTATTTCCCTATCTCTGTGGATAATATGCTGGTGATTATGATGATACTTTTTTGGTTAAAATGACGAATGGATGATGTCCTGATTATTATATGAATGTCTCGATAATAGATTATGATGGAGGATGTGGTGCTTGCAGAACATAgacaccctctctctctgtttgcaGGTCATTAACTCCCTCTCTGTTTTCCAGGACACTGACTCTTGTTTTGCAAGTCATTGACTCCCTCTTGCTATTTGCAGAGCATTGACTCATTTTCTCTGTTTGCAGGACATTAACTCAGAAGAAaaagggaggggagaagagagtgGAGCTTCTTCACTTCTGCCAGCCAGGGACCTCCAGAATCCACAATGACATCAAACTGGAGTAAGAACCAAACAACCCCTGACAtgaccccctcctccaccacttCCTCCACCTTGTCATTCTTCACCTcctccttccttttctacttctAATTGTCTTTCTTGCATCTTGTCTTATGAAAACATCTCCCATCCCCCCCAGTTCTGGAGGGAACCTGAGACGCAGTCCAGAGCTCCACCCTATTGCCCTGACCCACCACTACCCATCCACCACCCCCTGCGGCGCCTCCAGACCGTGTCCTGCCCAGCTCAGGGCCATTCTTCTGGGGGAAGAGGGACCGAACCACAGGCGGTGCCACTGTAGCTCCAGGCTGATGCCACTCCTGACAGACCTGGAGTATGATGCCTTCATCCAGGGCCAGCCCCCCCACAGCGAACAGATCCTGGTGGTTTGCGTGACCCCCCTCTTCGCTCTCCACACCTCATCGCAACCCGACGCGGGGCTGCTTGATCGGCTGTACCAGAGGAGGAACAGAAACAGGACAATGCCATGCTATCAGGTTGATGATAATTCCACCCTAACTGGTTTCGACATTACTTGGCATTACACTGGTTGGTTGGGGCGGGGGTGCAACCATTTCATGCTCGACTATGTCCCTCTACAGAGTCAGTTGGACTCGTTCCGCCTGGTGAGGTACGAGTTGTCTGCAGGGAAGACCTGCCCTGGCACCCATAATGCACTTCTGCAGCAGAGACACAACGTTGCCCCGGGGATGTTTCTGGTCAGTTGGGAAAGAAATATATCTCTTAACCTGGACAGCTTGTCTGTTAGCTTTCAGACCACAAATGCATTGCACACAATGTAAAAAGACATTCTTAATCTACAAATGAAAAAAGGGGTTGTAATCTAATCTCTGCTATTTGTCAAGAACTGACTAATATTGCATTTCTGGGTTTGTATTTACAGAAATTAGAGTTACAGTTAAATCCTGAATTTAACGAttgtatttcacatttgtgTATCATGTTTTTGCACAGCTTCATCTGTGGTCAACTTTTTGATTGGTCAAGGATTGGCTGTTTCTCAACTGTCAAATGTCTGGTTGGAATAGATGTAGACAGCAATAAAACCTGAGTTGGGACAGGTTTTAGAACGGACGCCATGTTTTGGTG is a window of Esox lucius isolate fEsoLuc1 chromosome 19, fEsoLuc1.pri, whole genome shotgun sequence DNA encoding:
- the LOC105021809 gene encoding uncharacterized protein C3orf20 isoform X2, coding for MLKDGVTIQVSDQISVRLLSGTCALLVFRGQKEMVQLPLSPLSRQVLPKATGPVHSSEGPVRAKLEKPCPFQRAGRAGRELTRLQRRVFKILDDWLEFYRNCTGIKCPDKERMPDGLVRPRQKRVIQSTPLGSLNPTKEMSDSTIGLKYRDSTELQTNPRHLPLTTPADVPLPGSTFKLSRTLTQKKKGGEKRVELLHFCQPGTSRIHNDIKLDSGGNLRRSPELHPIALTHHYPSTTPCGASRPCPAQLRAILLGEEGPNHRRCHCSSRLMPLLTDLEYDAFIQGQPPHSEQILVVCVTPLFALHTSSQPDAGLLDRLYQRRNRNRTMPCYQSQLDSFRLVRYELSAGKTCPGTHNALLQQRHNVAPGMFLMYIRGKLLFADYIFNGYSCSVGDLQKQISKTRAFYRMGQSLPPDYRFSGQVNSPIAGDSDGHQTAQKASGAGGHIHRETRPVEIPTRKSTEVPLTSPVVENKNPGLLKARGRAGSYQVH
- the LOC105021809 gene encoding uncharacterized protein C3orf20 isoform X1 gives rise to the protein MLKDGVTIQVSDQISVRLLSGTCALLVFRGQKEMVQLPLSPLSRQVLPKATACLQTEGVAFTSPTADYSVFQGPVHSSEGPVRAKLEKPCPFQRAGRAGRELTRLQRRVFKILDDWLEFYRNCTGIKCPDKERMPDGLVRPRQKRVIQSTPLGSLNPTKEMSDSTIGLKYRDSTELQTNPRHLPLTTPADVPLPGSTFKLSRTLTQKKKGGEKRVELLHFCQPGTSRIHNDIKLDSGGNLRRSPELHPIALTHHYPSTTPCGASRPCPAQLRAILLGEEGPNHRRCHCSSRLMPLLTDLEYDAFIQGQPPHSEQILVVCVTPLFALHTSSQPDAGLLDRLYQRRNRNRTMPCYQSQLDSFRLVRYELSAGKTCPGTHNALLQQRHNVAPGMFLMYIRGKLLFADYIFNGYSCSVGDLQKQISKTRAFYRMGQSLPPDYRFSGQVNSPIAGDSDGHQTAQKASGAGGHIHRETRPVEIPTRKSTEVPLTSPVVENKNPGLLKARGRAGSYQVH